The following proteins come from a genomic window of Populus alba chromosome 12, ASM523922v2, whole genome shotgun sequence:
- the LOC118044690 gene encoding iron-sulfur cluster assembly protein 1: MLRQLVSKRLITQRTQILPRFYHEKVIDHFNNPRNVGSFDKNDPTVGTGLVGAPACGDVMKLQIKVDDTTGEIIDARFKTFGCGSAIASSSVATEWVKGKQMEEVMTIKNTEIAKHLSLPPVKLHCSMLAEDAIKAAVKDYEIKRAKSNVDSEAEPAVQAAKA, translated from the exons ATGTTGAGGCAACTGGTATCCAAGAGATTGATCACCCAAAGAACTCAGATCCTGCCACGCTTCTATCACGAGAAGGTGATTGATCACTTCAACAATCCTCGCAACGTTGGTTCTTTTGACAAGAATGATCCGACGGTGGGTACTGGGCTTGTCGGTGCACCTGCCTGTGGTGATGTGATGAAGCTGCAGATTAAGGTGGATGATACAACTGGTGAGATTATAGATGCTCGTTTCAAAACCTTCGGTTGTGGCTCCGCTATTGCTTCCTCCTCTGTTG CTACTGAATGGGTGAAAGGGAAACAAATGGAGGAAGTTATGACCATCAAGAACAc GGAGATCGCAAAACATCTTTCTCTTCCACCAGTTAAGCTGCACTGCAGCATGCTTGCTGAGGATGCCATCAAGGCCGCCGTGAAGGATTATGAAATCAAGCGtgcaaaatcaaatgttgattCAGAAGCGGAACCTGCTGTGCAGGCTGCTAAAGCCTGA
- the LOC118044694 gene encoding boron transporter 1-like, with product MEETFVPLRGIKNDLRGRLSCYKQDWNGGFRAGIRILAPTTYIFFASAIPVISFGEQLERDTGGTLTAVQTLASTALCGINPFDSWRQPPAHTGVADQQC from the exons ATGGAGGAGACGTTTGTTCCCTTGCGTGGAATAAAAAATGATCTTAGAGGAAGGCTTTCGTGCTACAAGCAAGACTGGAATGGTGGTTTCCGTGCTGGCATCAG GATCCTTGCTCCAACAACATATATATTCTTTGCTTCGGCAATTCCTGTGATATCTTTCGGGGAACAGCTAGAAAGAGATACAG GTGGAACTTTGACTGCAGTGCAGACTCTTGCATCCACAGCACTTTGTGGCATCAATCCATTCGATAGTTGGAGGCAGCCCCCTGCTCATACTGGGGTCGCTGACCAACAGTGTTGA